The proteins below come from a single Halomonas binhaiensis genomic window:
- a CDS encoding Hint domain-containing protein: protein MSTSIEDIIKDIVEDVVENIQDVIEEELLPAIEDAVGDIAEQVQDALEEAGICFAAGSMIATPDGEVAVETLSIGDRVMTASGEQVAVKWIGHQTFRPVASGSEKLRPVRISAGALEPGKPNRDLVLTASHGVIIDGLVINAGALVNHGTIDYVSWNELPDTVTYYHIETENHEVILANGTEAETYVDYIERKAFDNYAEYVALYGNETRIVEMPRHRISARRLLPLALRLRLGIDMDSVPEIAKTA from the coding sequence ATGAGTACAAGCATCGAGGATATCATCAAGGACATCGTTGAAGATGTCGTCGAGAACATCCAAGACGTGATTGAGGAAGAACTTCTGCCTGCCATCGAGGACGCCGTAGGGGATATTGCCGAACAAGTGCAAGACGCGCTTGAAGAAGCTGGAATCTGTTTTGCGGCGGGCTCAATGATTGCCACACCGGATGGTGAAGTGGCAGTGGAGACGTTGTCTATCGGTGATCGGGTGATGACCGCGAGTGGCGAGCAGGTTGCAGTGAAATGGATTGGTCATCAGACCTTCCGTCCTGTGGCTTCAGGCAGTGAAAAGCTTCGCCCCGTGCGCATCAGCGCAGGTGCCCTGGAGCCTGGCAAGCCGAACCGTGACCTCGTTCTCACCGCCAGCCACGGTGTCATCATTGATGGGCTGGTCATCAATGCCGGCGCACTGGTCAACCATGGCACGATTGACTATGTCTCGTGGAATGAGCTGCCCGATACGGTGACGTATTACCATATCGAGACAGAAAACCATGAAGTCATCCTTGCCAATGGCACTGAAGCGGAGACCTACGTCGATTATATCGAGCGCAAGGCATTCGATAACTACGCTGAATATGTAGCGCTTTATGGCAACGAGACGAGAATCGTCGAAATGCCGCGGCATCGCATCTCCGCACGCCGCCTGTTGCCTTTGGCCCTGCGCCTGCGTCTTGGTATCGACATGGATTCTGTACCTGAGATTGCCAAGACGGCCTGA
- a CDS encoding glutathione S-transferase family protein produces MKLYGFGPTRSLRVLWGLEELGIECEFISVNLVKGQHLHPDFLHLNPAGKVPVLVDDDLILTESAAIVLYLAEKHPDKGLLPAGLKERAQVYRWIMFAMTELEQPLWRMARHTMLYPEDKRLPADIELARQDFVDMAAILDQHMEGRRFIAGDSITAADCVTAYLMDWANEQDLLADCPYLLAYLEHMYKRPTAPPRIAQAFTAMERN; encoded by the coding sequence ATGAAGCTGTATGGATTTGGTCCAACGCGATCACTCCGTGTTCTTTGGGGCTTGGAAGAGCTGGGCATAGAATGCGAGTTCATATCGGTCAACCTCGTCAAGGGCCAGCACCTGCATCCTGACTTCCTCCACCTCAACCCGGCAGGAAAGGTCCCGGTTCTGGTAGATGACGACCTCATTCTCACAGAGTCCGCGGCTATCGTCCTTTATCTAGCGGAAAAGCATCCCGATAAAGGATTACTGCCTGCAGGCTTGAAGGAACGGGCGCAAGTCTATCGCTGGATCATGTTTGCGATGACAGAGCTCGAACAGCCCTTATGGAGAATGGCACGGCATACCATGCTGTATCCGGAAGACAAGCGACTACCTGCTGACATCGAGCTTGCAAGACAGGATTTTGTCGATATGGCCGCTATACTGGACCAGCACATGGAAGGACGACGCTTTATCGCAGGAGACAGCATCACGGCTGCAGATTGCGTGACAGCTTATCTGATGGACTGGGCCAATGAGCAAGACTTGCTGGCCGATTGTCCTTATCTGCTTGCTTATCTGGAACACATGTATAAGCGCCCCACTGCACCGCCACGCATCGCGCAAGCGTTCACAGCGATGGAGAGAAACTAG